One Streptomyces sp. B21-105 genomic region harbors:
- a CDS encoding DUF5999 family protein — protein sequence MCQHQPPCPTATSADRESARLVAHHPEQGWSLLCNGVLLFEDTGELLPDGQVIAPHRVVTAA from the coding sequence ATGTGCCAGCACCAGCCACCGTGCCCGACAGCGACCTCAGCCGACCGGGAGTCCGCCCGCCTCGTGGCGCATCACCCGGAACAGGGCTGGAGCCTGCTGTGCAACGGCGTCCTGCTCTTCGAGGACACCGGTGAGCTTTTGCCGGACGGCCAGGTCATCGCCCCTCACCGGGTCGTGACCGCCGCCTAG
- a CDS encoding LacI family DNA-binding transcriptional regulator, whose protein sequence is MTTDDATPASRVEVRVTITEIARQAGVSVPTVSRVVNGRSDVSPRTRARVEDLLQLHGYRRRPASAPTRASLLDLVFNDLDSPWAVEIIRGVEEAAHAAGVGTVVSAIHGRSGDAREWMRNLRSRASDGVVLVTSALEPTLHDQLRILGVPLVVVDPTGSPAADTATIGAANWSGGLAATEHLLSLGHRRIGLIAGPARLLCSRARFDGYRAALEAAGLAVDETLVVPGDFHPESGFTACTALLDLPEPPTAVFAASDQMALGAIEALRRRGLRTPEDMSVVGFDDLPEVRWSAPPLTTVRQPLAEMGKLAVRTVLSLARGERPDSPRVELGTELVVRASTAPPRAAGPALRADDDTRPS, encoded by the coding sequence GTGACGACGGACGATGCGACGCCCGCGTCCCGGGTCGAGGTCAGGGTGACGATCACCGAGATCGCCCGGCAGGCCGGCGTCTCGGTGCCGACCGTGTCCCGAGTGGTCAACGGCCGCTCCGACGTGTCGCCGCGGACGCGGGCCCGGGTCGAGGACCTGCTTCAGCTGCACGGCTACCGCAGGCGCCCCGCCTCGGCGCCGACCCGCGCATCGCTGCTCGACCTGGTCTTCAACGACCTCGACAGCCCCTGGGCGGTGGAGATCATCCGCGGAGTGGAGGAGGCCGCCCACGCGGCCGGGGTCGGCACGGTGGTGTCAGCGATCCACGGCCGCTCGGGCGACGCCCGCGAGTGGATGCGCAACCTGCGCTCCCGCGCCTCCGACGGCGTCGTCCTGGTCACCTCGGCCCTGGAGCCCACCCTGCACGACCAGTTGCGCATTCTGGGCGTTCCGCTGGTCGTCGTCGACCCGACCGGTTCCCCCGCCGCCGACACGGCGACGATCGGCGCGGCCAACTGGTCCGGCGGTCTCGCGGCGACCGAGCACCTGCTGTCGCTGGGCCACCGCAGGATCGGCCTGATCGCGGGCCCGGCGAGGCTGCTGTGCTCGCGCGCCCGCTTCGACGGCTACCGGGCCGCCCTGGAGGCGGCCGGCCTCGCCGTCGACGAAACCCTCGTCGTCCCCGGTGACTTCCACCCCGAGTCCGGCTTCACCGCCTGCACCGCCCTCCTCGACCTGCCCGAGCCGCCGACCGCGGTGTTCGCCGCCAGCGACCAGATGGCGCTCGGCGCGATCGAGGCGCTGCGCCGACGCGGCCTGCGGACCCCGGAGGACATGAGCGTGGTCGGCTTCGACGACCTGCCGGAAGTCCGCTGGTCGGCGCCGCCCCTGACCACCGTCCGCCAGCCCCTGGCCGAGATGGGCAAACTCGCCGTCCGCACGGTGTTGAGCCTGGCCCGCGGCGAGCGCCCCGACTCGCCGCGGGTGGAGCTCGGCACGGAGCTGGTGGTGCGGGCCAGCACCGCGCCGCCCCGTGCCGCCGGGCCCGCCCTTCGGGCAGACGACGACACACGCCCTAGCTGA
- a CDS encoding recombinase family protein, which translates to MPFAPEYLHLVFPGNTFQAWLYGRNSDDTTKTGDSVEDQLTTGRTLCHRHTWPITREFKDAGISASRHGRKTRDEFEDLLTTITNTVPQPNVRRIVVAYEASRYYRDLEAYVRLRAACLTSNTLLCYNGQVYDLSRRDDRKATAQHAIDAEDEAEGIRDRNLRTATLQAEEGQPHGKLPYGYLREYAVVGGRKRCIRQYEHPTQGPVVVKALEHIDAGRSMLSLVRWLNSTQEAARPDGKAWSGITTRRMLLNRRYLGERLHLGEYRKGTWAPLKGLETAEGRAMFNRVTAKLTDPGRRTQRGTEVAHLLSFIALCGVCGDHALLTTYPRADGNGIVLGCKDARNVGIREDVADAFVEEAVIAWFSRKDVARAALVPDSDDLKQKTDAAQRLINGYEEQLREARQLAKTFDLETGRPKLSAAALADMEQAIGPQLEVQRAKLTEFAGVSPLLLRLLTADDPEVVWNGRPATADRGEVPGLSLEQKREVIRRVVTVRLNRASRMGVRELEPGRITLSFVGTAGFRDRPLRAPERAAGGVPASGTE; encoded by the coding sequence ATGCCGTTCGCACCCGAATACCTCCACCTCGTCTTCCCCGGCAACACCTTCCAAGCCTGGCTCTACGGCCGCAACAGCGACGACACCACCAAAACCGGCGACTCCGTCGAAGACCAACTCACCACCGGCCGCACCCTCTGCCACCGCCACACCTGGCCCATCACCCGCGAGTTCAAAGACGCCGGCATCTCCGCCAGCCGCCACGGCCGCAAGACCCGCGACGAATTCGAAGACCTCCTCACCACCATCACCAACACCGTGCCCCAACCCAACGTGCGCCGCATCGTCGTCGCCTACGAAGCCAGCAGGTACTACCGCGACCTGGAGGCATACGTGCGCCTACGAGCCGCCTGCCTCACCTCCAACACCCTCCTCTGCTACAACGGCCAGGTCTACGACCTCTCACGCCGCGACGACCGCAAAGCCACCGCCCAGCACGCCATCGACGCCGAAGACGAAGCCGAAGGCATCCGCGACCGCAACCTCCGCACAGCCACCCTCCAAGCCGAAGAAGGCCAGCCACACGGGAAACTGCCCTACGGCTACCTACGCGAATACGCCGTCGTCGGCGGCCGCAAACGCTGCATCCGCCAATACGAACACCCCACCCAAGGACCCGTCGTCGTCAAGGCGTTGGAGCACATCGACGCCGGCCGTTCGATGCTGTCCCTGGTCCGCTGGCTGAACTCCACCCAGGAGGCCGCCCGCCCGGACGGGAAGGCGTGGAGCGGCATCACGACGCGCCGTATGCTCCTCAACCGCCGCTACCTCGGCGAGCGTCTACACCTCGGCGAATACCGCAAAGGAACATGGGCGCCGCTGAAGGGTTTGGAGACGGCCGAGGGCCGGGCCATGTTCAACCGGGTCACAGCCAAGCTGACCGACCCCGGCCGGCGCACGCAGCGGGGGACGGAAGTCGCACATCTGCTGTCGTTCATCGCCCTGTGCGGGGTGTGCGGCGACCACGCCCTGCTGACCACGTATCCGCGCGCCGACGGCAACGGCATCGTCCTCGGCTGCAAGGACGCCCGCAACGTCGGCATCCGCGAGGACGTCGCGGACGCCTTCGTGGAGGAGGCCGTCATCGCGTGGTTCAGCCGCAAGGACGTCGCCCGCGCCGCGCTCGTGCCTGACTCCGACGACCTGAAGCAGAAGACCGACGCTGCGCAACGGCTGATCAACGGCTACGAGGAACAGTTGCGCGAGGCACGCCAGTTGGCGAAGACGTTCGACTTGGAGACGGGCCGGCCCAAGCTGTCGGCCGCGGCGCTGGCGGATATGGAGCAGGCGATTGGTCCGCAGTTGGAGGTGCAGCGGGCCAAGCTGACGGAGTTCGCGGGGGTGTCGCCGCTGCTGCTGCGTCTGCTGACGGCCGACGATCCGGAGGTGGTGTGGAACGGCCGGCCAGCGACGGCTGATCGGGGGGAGGTGCCGGGTCTGTCGTTGGAGCAGAAGCGGGAGGTGATCCGGCGGGTGGTGACGGTGCGGTTGAACCGGGCGAGCCGGATGGGGGTTCGCGAGTTGGAGCCGGGGCGGATCACGTTGTCGTTCGTGGGGACGGCGGGGTTCAGGGACCGACCACTCCGTGCTCCCGAGCGCGCTGCTGGCGGGGTTCCTGCTTCGGGAACGGAATGA
- a CDS encoding helix-turn-helix domain-containing protein yields MFRLDVSKLLEAAARKGDTRNAEISRRTGIAESSVSRIIRGEAQPDLNSAMRFAEQYDIDLRGVIKRVPIEAAA; encoded by the coding sequence GTGTTCCGCCTCGACGTCTCCAAGCTCCTCGAAGCCGCCGCCCGCAAGGGCGACACCCGCAACGCCGAGATCTCCCGACGTACCGGTATCGCCGAATCGTCCGTGTCTCGCATCATCCGCGGCGAAGCCCAGCCTGACCTGAACTCGGCCATGCGCTTCGCCGAGCAGTACGACATCGACCTCCGCGGCGTCATCAAGCGCGTCCCCATCGAGGCCGCCGCATGA